In Penaeus monodon isolate SGIC_2016 chromosome 8, NSTDA_Pmon_1, whole genome shotgun sequence, one DNA window encodes the following:
- the LOC119576346 gene encoding uncharacterized protein LOC119576346 isoform X1 gives MGDSWASYGTDENKQYRFRDIKGKTLRFQVKAAHDAHLALTSGEEETDPMLEVFIGGWEGAASAIRFKKGDNSDDLTKVDTPDILSEEEYREFWVAFDHDVIRVGKGGEWEPFMSATIPEPFDITHYGYSTGWGAVGWWQFHSEVHFQTEDCLTYNFIPVYGDTFTFSVACSNDAHLALTSGPEETTPMYEVFIGGWENQHSAIRLSKEGRGSGEDMIKVDTPDVVCCEEERKFYVSFKDGHIRVGYQDSDPFMEWTDPEPWKITHIGYCTGWGATGKWKFEF, from the exons ATGG GCGATAGCTGGGCTTCCTACGGTACCGATGAGAACAAGCAGTACCGCTTCAGGGACATCAAGGGCAAGACCCTCCGGTTCCAG GTGAAGGCTGCCCATGATGCCCACCTTGCCCTGACCTCAGGGGAGGAGGAGACTGACCCTATGCTGGAGGTGTTCATTGGCGGATGGGAAGGCGCTGCCTCTGCCATTAGGTTCAAGAAAG GGGATAATT cTGATGACTTAACTAAAGTGGACACCCCTGACATCCTGAGTGAAGAAGAATATCGTGAATTCTGGGTTGCCTTCGACCATGATGTTATCCGTGTTGGCAAGGGAGGCGAGTGGGAGCCATTCATGAGTGCCACCATTCCAGAGCCTTTCGACATCACTCATTACGGCTACAGTACTGGCTGGGGTGCTGTTGGCTGGTGGCAGTTCCATA GTGAGGTGCACTTCCAAACTGAGGACTGCCTCACGTACAACTTCATTCCTGTGTACGGTGACACCTTTACCTTCAGTGTTGCCTGTAGCAATGATGCCCATCTGGCACTCACCTCTGGCCCTGAGGAGACCACACCCATGTATGAAGTGTTCATTGGTGGTTGGGAAAACCAGCACTCTGCCATTCGTCTCAGCAAGG AGGGAAGGGGATCTG GTGAGGACATGATCAAGGTCGACACCCCCGACGTTGTCTGCtgcgaagaggagaggaagttCTACGTCAGCTTCAAGGACGGCCATATCAGGGTGGGATACCAGGACAGTGATCCCTTCATGGAGTGGACTGACCCTGAGCCATGGAAG ATCACCCACATTGGTTACTGCACAGGCTGGGGAGCAACTGGAAAGTGGAAGTTCGAATTTTAA
- the LOC119576346 gene encoding uncharacterized protein LOC119576346 isoform X3 translates to MGDSWASYGTDENKQYRFRDIKGKTLRFQVKAAHDAHLALTSGEEETDPMLEVFIGGWEGAASAIRFKKGDNSDDLTKVDTPDILSEEEYREFWVAFDHDVIRVGKGGEWEPFMSATIPEPFDITHYGYSTGWGAVGWWQFHSEVHFQTEDCLTYNFIPVYGDTFTFSVACSNDAHLALTSGPEETTPMYEVFIGGWENQHSAIRLSKGEDMIKVDTPDVVCCEEERKFYVSFKDGHIRVGYQDSDPFMEWTDPEPWKITHIGYCTGWGATGKWKFEF, encoded by the exons ATGG GCGATAGCTGGGCTTCCTACGGTACCGATGAGAACAAGCAGTACCGCTTCAGGGACATCAAGGGCAAGACCCTCCGGTTCCAG GTGAAGGCTGCCCATGATGCCCACCTTGCCCTGACCTCAGGGGAGGAGGAGACTGACCCTATGCTGGAGGTGTTCATTGGCGGATGGGAAGGCGCTGCCTCTGCCATTAGGTTCAAGAAAG GGGATAATT cTGATGACTTAACTAAAGTGGACACCCCTGACATCCTGAGTGAAGAAGAATATCGTGAATTCTGGGTTGCCTTCGACCATGATGTTATCCGTGTTGGCAAGGGAGGCGAGTGGGAGCCATTCATGAGTGCCACCATTCCAGAGCCTTTCGACATCACTCATTACGGCTACAGTACTGGCTGGGGTGCTGTTGGCTGGTGGCAGTTCCATA GTGAGGTGCACTTCCAAACTGAGGACTGCCTCACGTACAACTTCATTCCTGTGTACGGTGACACCTTTACCTTCAGTGTTGCCTGTAGCAATGATGCCCATCTGGCACTCACCTCTGGCCCTGAGGAGACCACACCCATGTATGAAGTGTTCATTGGTGGTTGGGAAAACCAGCACTCTGCCATTCGTCTCAGCAAGG GTGAGGACATGATCAAGGTCGACACCCCCGACGTTGTCTGCtgcgaagaggagaggaagttCTACGTCAGCTTCAAGGACGGCCATATCAGGGTGGGATACCAGGACAGTGATCCCTTCATGGAGTGGACTGACCCTGAGCCATGGAAG ATCACCCACATTGGTTACTGCACAGGCTGGGGAGCAACTGGAAAGTGGAAGTTCGAATTTTAA
- the LOC119576346 gene encoding uncharacterized protein LOC119576346 isoform X4, whose translation MGDSWASYGTDENKQYRFRDIKGKTLRFQVKAAHDAHLALTSGEEETDPMLEVFIGGWEGAASAIRFKKADDLTKVDTPDILSEEEYREFWVAFDHDVIRVGKGGEWEPFMSATIPEPFDITHYGYSTGWGAVGWWQFHSEVHFQTEDCLTYNFIPVYGDTFTFSVACSNDAHLALTSGPEETTPMYEVFIGGWENQHSAIRLSKGEDMIKVDTPDVVCCEEERKFYVSFKDGHIRVGYQDSDPFMEWTDPEPWKITHIGYCTGWGATGKWKFEF comes from the exons ATGG GCGATAGCTGGGCTTCCTACGGTACCGATGAGAACAAGCAGTACCGCTTCAGGGACATCAAGGGCAAGACCCTCCGGTTCCAG GTGAAGGCTGCCCATGATGCCCACCTTGCCCTGACCTCAGGGGAGGAGGAGACTGACCCTATGCTGGAGGTGTTCATTGGCGGATGGGAAGGCGCTGCCTCTGCCATTAGGTTCAAGAAAG cTGATGACTTAACTAAAGTGGACACCCCTGACATCCTGAGTGAAGAAGAATATCGTGAATTCTGGGTTGCCTTCGACCATGATGTTATCCGTGTTGGCAAGGGAGGCGAGTGGGAGCCATTCATGAGTGCCACCATTCCAGAGCCTTTCGACATCACTCATTACGGCTACAGTACTGGCTGGGGTGCTGTTGGCTGGTGGCAGTTCCATA GTGAGGTGCACTTCCAAACTGAGGACTGCCTCACGTACAACTTCATTCCTGTGTACGGTGACACCTTTACCTTCAGTGTTGCCTGTAGCAATGATGCCCATCTGGCACTCACCTCTGGCCCTGAGGAGACCACACCCATGTATGAAGTGTTCATTGGTGGTTGGGAAAACCAGCACTCTGCCATTCGTCTCAGCAAGG GTGAGGACATGATCAAGGTCGACACCCCCGACGTTGTCTGCtgcgaagaggagaggaagttCTACGTCAGCTTCAAGGACGGCCATATCAGGGTGGGATACCAGGACAGTGATCCCTTCATGGAGTGGACTGACCCTGAGCCATGGAAG ATCACCCACATTGGTTACTGCACAGGCTGGGGAGCAACTGGAAAGTGGAAGTTCGAATTTTAA
- the LOC119576346 gene encoding uncharacterized protein LOC119576346 isoform X2, with protein sequence MGDSWASYGTDENKQYRFRDIKGKTLRFQVKAAHDAHLALTSGEEETDPMLEVFIGGWEGAASAIRFKKADDLTKVDTPDILSEEEYREFWVAFDHDVIRVGKGGEWEPFMSATIPEPFDITHYGYSTGWGAVGWWQFHSEVHFQTEDCLTYNFIPVYGDTFTFSVACSNDAHLALTSGPEETTPMYEVFIGGWENQHSAIRLSKEGRGSGEDMIKVDTPDVVCCEEERKFYVSFKDGHIRVGYQDSDPFMEWTDPEPWKITHIGYCTGWGATGKWKFEF encoded by the exons ATGG GCGATAGCTGGGCTTCCTACGGTACCGATGAGAACAAGCAGTACCGCTTCAGGGACATCAAGGGCAAGACCCTCCGGTTCCAG GTGAAGGCTGCCCATGATGCCCACCTTGCCCTGACCTCAGGGGAGGAGGAGACTGACCCTATGCTGGAGGTGTTCATTGGCGGATGGGAAGGCGCTGCCTCTGCCATTAGGTTCAAGAAAG cTGATGACTTAACTAAAGTGGACACCCCTGACATCCTGAGTGAAGAAGAATATCGTGAATTCTGGGTTGCCTTCGACCATGATGTTATCCGTGTTGGCAAGGGAGGCGAGTGGGAGCCATTCATGAGTGCCACCATTCCAGAGCCTTTCGACATCACTCATTACGGCTACAGTACTGGCTGGGGTGCTGTTGGCTGGTGGCAGTTCCATA GTGAGGTGCACTTCCAAACTGAGGACTGCCTCACGTACAACTTCATTCCTGTGTACGGTGACACCTTTACCTTCAGTGTTGCCTGTAGCAATGATGCCCATCTGGCACTCACCTCTGGCCCTGAGGAGACCACACCCATGTATGAAGTGTTCATTGGTGGTTGGGAAAACCAGCACTCTGCCATTCGTCTCAGCAAGG AGGGAAGGGGATCTG GTGAGGACATGATCAAGGTCGACACCCCCGACGTTGTCTGCtgcgaagaggagaggaagttCTACGTCAGCTTCAAGGACGGCCATATCAGGGTGGGATACCAGGACAGTGATCCCTTCATGGAGTGGACTGACCCTGAGCCATGGAAG ATCACCCACATTGGTTACTGCACAGGCTGGGGAGCAACTGGAAAGTGGAAGTTCGAATTTTAA